The nucleotide window CTTTGGAGATACAAATGAAGGAAATCACTTAACAATCCCAATGCTTTAACATTGGGTCCAACCCACGTTATTCGTGCTTTTCCAGCAAAAAAAGTCTTGACAAACGCGGGTAAAATGTGGTATAATTAAAGCATCAGGTTGGCAGACATACTACGCATTATCGCTTGATAATGTGTCTGCCTCCCACGTAGTAGCGGATAAACGCCTGATACCTGATATACCATGATAAAGACACATAAAATAGCATTAGATCCAAATCGTGATCAGATTGCGTGGTTTTACCAGCAATGCGGTTATGCGAAGTTTGCCTACAATTCTGCGTTGTCCGATTTTAAGACAGAACTCTCAGCGGATAATTTCTTGTCGATGTATGATCTTAACACACGCTTTAATGAGAAAAAGAAAGCAATTGATTGGACGAAAGCACAAGATCAACGTGCTGCGATGTATGCCGTCCATCATCTTGGTTCTGCTATCGACAACTGGAAAGCGAAGCGGGCAAAGTTTCCAAGACTGAAAAAACGAGGTTGCAAACATTCCTATACAACCGATGAGCAAGCTGTCCGCATGGAAGGCACACGTATCAAGTTGCCGAAAATCGGTTGGATAAAGACTTTTGAGGCATTGCGTTTTCGTGGGAAGATTGTATCTGTTACCATATCAAGGACGGCACATCGTTGGTTTGCGTCTGTATCCGTAGAAGTTCAACCGCCGATCCATCGCTGTCCGGCGTCGTCAGCATATGTAGAATGGTTTGCGTCTCAAGTCGATATTGGAACACCTGAGCAGATGGAACGCTCCATCTACCCCACTATTGGCATAGACGTAGGTATTTCCACACTCGCAACACTTGACGATGGCACGAAGTATGAGAACCCGAAACCTCTCAAACGTTACGAGCGAAAGTTAGCGCGTGAACAACGCAAGTTAAGCCGAAAGGTGTTTAGGTCTCAAAATTGGTATAAGCAAAAGCGAAAGGTGGAGCGCATCCATTATCGCATTGCTTGCATCCGACGGGACACACAGCATCAGGCGACAAGCGATATTCTCAAGTGCGCGTCGAAAATCGGTATAGAAACCCTTTCGGTGACAAACCTGCTCAAGAATAGAAAACTGGCAAAAGCCTTATCAGACGCTGCGCTTGGCGGTTTTCTTGAGAAACTCAAGACGAAAGCCAAATCATTGGGTATTCCGATTCTCCAAGTCGATCGGTTTTTCGCCAGTTCAAAGACGTGTAGTGCGTGTGGACACAAGAAAGACGACTTACCTCTGTCAGATAGGCAGTATCATTGTAATCCCTGCGGAACGTCCATAGACCGAGATGTTAACGCAGCGATCAATTTAAGAACCCTCGCCGCGGGATACGCGGAGAGTTAAAACGCTTGTGGAGTTTCTGTAAGACCTTCACAAGGAGGCGCGAAATGACGAAACAAGAATCCCACGATTTCAATCGTGGGAGTATCAACAATTATCGTATTGCAATTATCGGCTTGGGTGGCATGGGTGGTGCTCATGCCGAGGCGGTGCAGTTAGAGACGAACTGTGAACTCGTCGCCGGCGCGGAAATCAATCCAGAACGCGCAAAAGCATGGAGCGAACGCTTCAGCGTCAAAGCCATCTATGACGACTACGAAAAGATGCTTGACGAAGAACAACCTGACATCGTCATCGTCCCAACGCAGGCACCGATGCACCACGCGCCAACAATCGCAGCAGCACAACGCGGCATTCACGTCTTCTGTGAAAAGCCGACTGCCCTAAACCTTATTGAAGCCGATGAAATGGTCGAAACCTGTGACCGACACCACGTCAAGTTTGCCATTAACCACATCAAGCGCGCCAGTCCATACAATCGGTATGTTCTTTCGTTGATCGAGAAAGGCGAAATCGGCGATGTCGTGTTGTTGAAGGCAACCGACAAAGGTGGACGCAAGGTGGGAAACTCACTGATGGAAATGGGCACCCACCTCTATGATTGGTTGCGTCTCTTCGCTGGTGATGTCGAGTGGACGCACGCACACCTCGTGCAAATGGATGGGCGCGAGTCAACCGTCGATGACATCAAACATACCCAAGAAGTTCACGCATTTGACCGCGACGCGGGACTTGTGCTTGGAGAGCGTGGGCATGCCGCTTTTCGATTCAAGAATGGCATTCATGCCGATGTGCAGTTCCTAGCGCAACCAGAGACAAACGATAATGCATACGGCATCGACATCATCGGTACTGAAGGTAGAATTGCCATCCGAGAGAGCGTCGGTACAACGATGTTCATCCACAAAGGACAACATAAGACCCCCGCAGAAACGTGGGACCCCGTGCATCTATCCGCCGAAGACTTGGACGAGCAGGGAAATCCACGGGATAAAGCATCGATACGATTGCTATTGCAACGTCTCATGCTACGCGATCTCATCGCAGCTATTGAAGAAGATCGGGACCCCTTCGCGAGCGGCAGAGATGGTCGGGACTGTCTTGAAATGATCCACACGACATGGGAATCGCAGCGACAGAAGGCTCGGATATATATGCCACTTACGCCACGCGAACACCCCCTCGAACGGTGGCAGAGAGAGGCACGGACTTGATAATAGGAGACATTTATGCAACGTTTGGATATCCTTCACCCTTCAATTGATGACTACTTACTCGAC belongs to Candidatus Poribacteria bacterium and includes:
- a CDS encoding Gfo/Idh/MocA family oxidoreductase, translating into MTKQESHDFNRGSINNYRIAIIGLGGMGGAHAEAVQLETNCELVAGAEINPERAKAWSERFSVKAIYDDYEKMLDEEQPDIVIVPTQAPMHHAPTIAAAQRGIHVFCEKPTALNLIEADEMVETCDRHHVKFAINHIKRASPYNRYVLSLIEKGEIGDVVLLKATDKGGRKVGNSLMEMGTHLYDWLRLFAGDVEWTHAHLVQMDGRESTVDDIKHTQEVHAFDRDAGLVLGERGHAAFRFKNGIHADVQFLAQPETNDNAYGIDIIGTEGRIAIRESVGTTMFIHKGQHKTPAETWDPVHLSAEDLDEQGNPRDKASIRLLLQRLMLRDLIAAIEEDRDPFASGRDGRDCLEMIHTTWESQRQKARIYMPLTPREHPLERWQREART
- a CDS encoding IS200/IS605 family element transposase accessory protein TnpB; this translates as MIKTHKIALDPNRDQIAWFYQQCGYAKFAYNSALSDFKTELSADNFLSMYDLNTRFNEKKKAIDWTKAQDQRAAMYAVHHLGSAIDNWKAKRAKFPRLKKRGCKHSYTTDEQAVRMEGTRIKLPKIGWIKTFEALRFRGKIVSVTISRTAHRWFASVSVEVQPPIHRCPASSAYVEWFASQVDIGTPEQMERSIYPTIGIDVGISTLATLDDGTKYENPKPLKRYERKLAREQRKLSRKVFRSQNWYKQKRKVERIHYRIACIRRDTQHQATSDILKCASKIGIETLSVTNLLKNRKLAKALSDAALGGFLEKLKTKAKSLGIPILQVDRFFASSKTCSACGHKKDDLPLSDRQYHCNPCGTSIDRDVNAAINLRTLAAGYAES